AAACAACTCTGGAAGGAACTTACTTGTTAGAAAAGAATGGAAAAAGCTATTCGCGGCAATGGGGCTTTCGTCAATTAGAAGCTTTTTTGATTGAAAAAAATCAAGCTACTTTATCAGCTCAGAGTTTGCGGGAGCAATATATTTTACGCCAGCGAGAAAAAGGCGTAGAAATATATGAAATTGCGCGCAATTTAGGCTTGAAAACAATGATGACGTTGGAAAAATACAGATAATGGACATAAAAATTAAAGATTTTGAAGGCCCATTGGACTTATTGCTTCATTTGGTGTCAAGATACCAAATGGATATCTATGATGTGCCGATTACAGAGGTTATTGAGCAATATCTGGCTTACGTAGCGACGCTTCAAGCTATGAAGTTAGAAGTGACGGGTGAATACATGGTAATGGCAAGTCAGCTCATGTTGATTAAAAGCCGAAAACTCTTACCCAAAGTAGCTGATAGCTTAGAAACTGAAGAAGATTTGGAGCAAGATTTGCTTTCTCAAATTGAGGAATATCGGAAATTCAAATTGTTAGGTGAGAAAATGGCGGAGCAACATGAAGAACGAGCTCTTTATTATTCCAAACCTAAAATTGAATTGGTATATGAAGACGCAACATTGCTCCATGATAAGACAACGATTGATTTATTTTTGGCCTTTTCAAAATTGATGACGCAAAAAAGAGAAGAATTTGCTCAAAGTCATACAACGATTGTCAAAGACGAATATAAAATCGAAGACATGATGGATGTGATACGTGAGCGCTGTCATTCTCAGGAAAAAATAGCTCTGCAAGCCATTTTTTCAGAAACAAAAGATATGAATGAAGTGATTACCTTATTTTTAGCGACATTGGAACTAGTAAAAGTCCAAGAAATCCAAGTAATGCAGGAAGAAAATTTTGGGAATATTTATCTAATAGGAAAAATAAATGAGTAAGTTAGCAGAGATTGAAGCCCTGCTCTTTGTGGCGGGCGAGGACGGCTTGCGTGTCCGTCAACTGGCAGAGCTCCTCTCTATGCCTCCTACGGGAGTGACACAGAGTTTGGAGAAATTGGCAGAAAAGTATCAAAAAGATGAAGATTCAAGTCTTGCCTTGTTAGAGACGTCGAATACTTATAAAATTGTTACCAAGCAAGATTTTGCTGAATTGTTGCGGGAATATTCAAAAGCCCCTATCAATCAAAGTTTATCAAGAGCTGCCTTGGAAACTTTGTCCATTATTGCTTATAAGCAGCCTATTACGAGAATGGAAGTGGATGAGATTCGTGGGGTCAATTCTAGTGGTGCGATTTCAAAGTTGCAGATGTTTGACTTGATTCGTGAAAATGGAAAAAAAGAAGTGCTAGGGCGCCCAAATCTTTATGTGACAACGGATTATTTTTTGGATTATATGGGAATCAATAGCTTAGAAGAATTGCCAATAGTAGAAGAGACAGAGTTAATAGCAGAAGAAAGTCAGCTATTTACTGAAAGGATAGAGGATGAGAATCAATAAATATATTGCCCATGCTGGGATTGCTAGTCGTAGAAAAGCAGAAGAATTGATAAAGCAAGGGCTGGTCACTGTAAACGGACAAGTTGTTCGTGAGTTGGCGACGACGATTAAGTCAGGTGATCGTGTTGAGGTCAGTGGTCAGCCGATTTACAATGAAGAAAAAGTGTACTATCTCTTAAATAAGCCACGCGGTGTCATTTCTAGCGTGACAGATGACAAAGGTCGTCCAACGGTAGTTGATTTGTTGCCAAATGTCACAGAGAGAATCTATCCAGTTGGTCGACTTGATTGGGATACGTCAGGTGCTTTGATTTTGACAAATGATGGCGATTTTACAGATGAGATGATTCATCCGCGAAATGAAATTGATAAGGTCTATGTAGCTCGTGTCAAGGGGGTGGCTGATAAAGAAGTTCTCCGTCCCTTGACCAAAGGTGTGGAAGTTGATGGCAAAAAAACCAAACCAGCGGTTTACGAAATTCTGAAAGTAGACCCGGTTAAGAATCGTTCGGTTGTTCAGTTGACCATTCATGAAGGACGAAATCACCAAGTGAAAAAGATGTTTGAAGCTGTTGGTTTGCAAGTAGATAAACTTTCTCGTACGCAATTTGGTCATTTGAATTTAACTGGTCTTCGTCCGGGTGAAGCTCGCCGTCTCAATAAAAAAGAGGTCAGCCAGTTGCATAACCTAGCTGTGACGAAGAAAAAATGATGAAAAAAATCTTTATCGAACCAGTGCGTTTTTATCAAAAGTTTATCTCGCCAGCCTTTCCACCTTCTTGTCGCTATCAGCCGACTTGCTCAAATTACATGATTCAAGCGATTGAAAAGCACGGTGCTAAAGGTGTCTTAATGGGAATTGCACGTATTTTGCGTTGTCATCCTTGGGCAGAAGGAGGAGATGATCCTGTACCAGATGTTTTTAGTTTGAAGCGCAATTATGCAGAAGACAAAGAAAAAGGTTGAGACGCATCCTCTATAAAGAGGTCAACCAGAGATTCTTTATAAAATACTATAACTTAATAGTACAAATAAGAAAAACGAATAATTTTGACATTCTAACTAACAGAAAATCAAAGTTGCTCGTTTTTTGTATTTCTCGCTGGCCTTTTGTTGCTGGTTCATCTCATACTCAATGAAAATTGAAAAGTTTTAAAGGCATTCGCTGTGTGAAATCTAACTATCTTTTCTATAAAGTCAGCTTAGACGAACGATTAAAATATCTTGAATCTACTTCGTATTTACTCTTCATTTAAAGACTGATATAATAATCATGAAAGCGCTTGTAAATTTAATCTTAAAAAGGAGAGCAAATGATTTTGGAAATAAGAAATATTGCCATTCAAGATACTTATGGTGAGCGATTCCAGCATTGTTGGGGATGCGGTCCTAAGAATGAGTCAGGCTTGCATTTAAAAACTTATCCTAGTCTAAACGGAACTAGCTGCATTAGCAAGATAACACCAGCTCAACAGTATACCGGTGGTGTTCCGGCTAATCTATTTGGCGGTATGATTGCCATGATTTTTGACTGTCATGGTACCGCTTCAGCAGCCTGGTTTGCTCATCAAAATAAGGGCTTAGATTTGACAGAAGAAACGGTCATTGGACGATTTATCACAGCTCGCTTGGAAATAGATTATAAAAGTCCAACGCCCATTGATGAGGAAATTACGGTTATCTCTCGACTTGAAGAACTGGGCCAAAGAAAAGCCATTGTGGCAATGGAGATGACAGTAGCGGGTCAGGTGCGTGCCAAAGCTAGAATGGTAGCAATCGCAGTGAAAGATAACATGTAGTATGTTTCGAAGATGAGACTACGCACTAAATTGTTGTTTCATTTAGTTCCTATACGGTAAACTTTAAAATAGTGCAAAAATGCTTTCTCTATAATATAATCAGAGTGAAAAATTATGGAATGTTAGTTTGTCTCTAACATTCTTTTTTGTGTTTAAATAGAATCATCATAGCTTATCTGATAAGAAGTAGATAGTAAACCAATCTCAGCGGAGAATGAGTAAGAATTATTGTTGCTTTTTGAGATGAACACAATAAATTACTAATCACAAAGATCTCACTAGGATTACACACCTAATGAAGATTTTATATTGGTTTGCATAGTTTTTTAAGCAAGTGTAGCAAAACCATGGAAGGTATTTTAGGATTTATCTATTTAAAATTTTTTTAATTATTTGAATAGTTATATGTTTAAACGGGGAAGGATAATATCTAAAAGTTCCCATTTTTCTCAGGACATAACCATTGAAATTTTGTTTAAAACGAAATACACTGTCAGAACCATCAAAATGACCAGTAATACCCAAAAGGTTGTAACAGGGAATACCTCGCTTGATTGATTCTCGCATTACATAATCTTGCAAAAGAGCGGGTGCGTAGAATTTGTTAAATTCAGGATAGGATCCAGAAAAGAGATAGACCGTTTCTTGGGGAGTGTATACAAAAAGACTGCCAGCTAATATTGTACTTTTGTCTCCATACTTTTTTAATAGTTGGTATACTTCGTTTTTTCGTATTTCAAACGTTTCAAATTGACTAGATAGTTCTCGAAATTGATTCAGTTTTTTTTCAGAGGAATGGTTGTTTTCTTCAAGATAATCTTGTAGTAATTTAATCTTTTTAGATAATTCATCCTGATTATTTTGTAAATGCTCCAGATAATTTTTGAAATTTATGCTCGCTATAATAAATTCTGCATTGCTTCCAAAGCTATCATAAAATTTTTCATAATAATCTAAAGTCTTATCATTATAGTTGCGACGTTCAGAAGTTGATGAAGTAATCTGCTTAAATTTATAAAGCTCATTACGTTTAAGTTTATGCAGTTCTATACTAAATGTTTTAGCCTTTTTGACTAATGATTTTCCTTATTTAGTAAAAGACTTTAGTAATGTTTC
This Streptococcus anginosus DNA region includes the following protein-coding sequences:
- a CDS encoding pseudouridine synthase, giving the protein MRINKYIAHAGIASRRKAEELIKQGLVTVNGQVVRELATTIKSGDRVEVSGQPIYNEEKVYYLLNKPRGVISSVTDDKGRPTVVDLLPNVTERIYPVGRLDWDTSGALILTNDGDFTDEMIHPRNEIDKVYVARVKGVADKEVLRPLTKGVEVDGKKTKPAVYEILKVDPVKNRSVVQLTIHEGRNHQVKKMFEAVGLQVDKLSRTQFGHLNLTGLRPGEARRLNKKEVSQLHNLAVTKKK
- a CDS encoding acyl-CoA thioesterase → MILEIRNIAIQDTYGERFQHCWGCGPKNESGLHLKTYPSLNGTSCISKITPAQQYTGGVPANLFGGMIAMIFDCHGTASAAWFAHQNKGLDLTEETVIGRFITARLEIDYKSPTPIDEEITVISRLEELGQRKAIVAMEMTVAGQVRAKARMVAIAVKDNM
- the scpB gene encoding SMC-Scp complex subunit ScpB, giving the protein MSKLAEIEALLFVAGEDGLRVRQLAELLSMPPTGVTQSLEKLAEKYQKDEDSSLALLETSNTYKIVTKQDFAELLREYSKAPINQSLSRAALETLSIIAYKQPITRMEVDEIRGVNSSGAISKLQMFDLIRENGKKEVLGRPNLYVTTDYFLDYMGINSLEELPIVEETELIAEESQLFTERIEDENQ
- a CDS encoding segregation/condensation protein A, which codes for MDIKIKDFEGPLDLLLHLVSRYQMDIYDVPITEVIEQYLAYVATLQAMKLEVTGEYMVMASQLMLIKSRKLLPKVADSLETEEDLEQDLLSQIEEYRKFKLLGEKMAEQHEERALYYSKPKIELVYEDATLLHDKTTIDLFLAFSKLMTQKREEFAQSHTTIVKDEYKIEDMMDVIRERCHSQEKIALQAIFSETKDMNEVITLFLATLELVKVQEIQVMQEENFGNIYLIGKINE
- the yidD gene encoding membrane protein insertion efficiency factor YidD, giving the protein MKKIFIEPVRFYQKFISPAFPPSCRYQPTCSNYMIQAIEKHGAKGVLMGIARILRCHPWAEGGDDPVPDVFSLKRNYAEDKEKG